The genomic interval CCGGCGAGGTGACCGGCTTTCTCGGCCCCAACGGCGCGGGCAAGTCCACGACCATGCGCATGATCGTCGGACTGGACTCCCCCACCAAGGGCTCGGTCACCGTAGCCGGCCGTTCCTACGCCGACCAGGCCGCACCGCTCCACGAGATCGGCACCCTGCTGGAGGCCAAGTCCGTCCACCCCGGGCGCAGCGCGTTCAACCACCTGATGGCACTCGCCCACACCCACGGCATCCCGCGCCGCCGCGTGGACGAGGTCATCGAGCTGGCGGGACTTTCCAGCGTGGCCGGAAAGCGCGCGGGCGCCTTCTCCCTCGGCATGGGCCAGCGGCTCGGCATCGCGGCGGCCCTGCTCGGCGACCCGGCGATCGTCATGCTCGACGAGCCGGTCAACGGCCTTGATCCGGAAGGCGTGCTGTGGGTGCGCAACCTCCTGCGCTCGCTGGCCGACGAGGGCCGGGCCGTGATGCTCTCCTCGCACCTGATGAGCGAGACCGCGCTGATCGCAGATCACCTGGTGATCATCGGACGCGGCCGGCTGCTCGCCGACACCACGGTCGACGACTTCACCCGGGAGGCCGGTGGCGGCGGCGTGAAGGTCGCCACCGCCGAGACCACGAGGCTGCGGGCGCTGCTGGCCGGACCCGAGGTCACGATCACCTCCTCCGCCGCCGAGGAGCTGCTGGTCAGCGGGCGCGACGCCCGCGAGATCGGGGCGATCGCCGCCCGGCACGGGATCGCACTGTACGAGCTCACCCCGCAGGCCGTCTCCCTGGAGGCCGCGTTCATGGACCTCACCCGAGACGTCGTGGAGTACCAGAGCGCTCCGGCCGACACCGAACGAAAGGCCGCCTGATGCCGACCTCCGCACTGCGCCGCACCCAGCGCCCCGGCGATCTCGCCGACCTCTCCGCGGCACCCGATCCCCGGACATCCACCACGCGATACAAGGTGACCGGCATCCGGGTGCTGCGTTCGGAGTGGGCCAAGTTCTGGTCGCTGCGCTCCAGTTGGATCACCCTGGGCGTGGCCGTGTTCCTGCTGGTCCTGTTCGGGGCGATCGCCTCCTACACCTACGGTCCCGGCGCCACGACCGGCAGGGGGCCGCGTCCGAGGGGCGGCAGCGGCGGCAGCGACGCGGTGAGCCTGGCCCTGACCGGTGTGACCTTCGCGTCGCTGGCCGTGGGTGTGCTCGGGGTACTGCTGGCCGCGGGCGAGTACAGCACCGGCATGATCCGCTCCACCCTCACCGCGGTACCGCGCCGGCTGCCGGTTCTGTGGTCCAAGGCCGCCGTGATCGGGCCGATCGTCCTGGTCCTCACCATGATCGGCGCCCTGGCCGCCTTCCAGCTGGGGGCCCCGGGCCTGGACGGCGAGAAGATCGCTCTGTCCCTGGGCGACGACGGCGTCCTGCGCGGTCTGACCGGCGCGGGCGTCTACCTGGCCCTGGTGGCCGTGTTCGGCGTGGCCCTGGGCGTACTCGTCCGCTCCTCCGCCGGGGCGATCGCGATCCTCGTCGGCACCCTGCTCATCCTCCCCGGCTTGGCCACGCTGCTGCCCGACTCGCTCTACGACAGCCTCCATCCCTACTTCCCCAGCAACGCGGGCTCGGCGGTCTACGCCCTGCACCAGTCCTCGGACTCCCTGTCCCCCGGCGCGGGACTCGCGGTCTTCGCCGGCTGGGTGGCACTGACCCTGGGCGGCGCTGCCTACCGGCTCCGCACGTCCGACTCCTGACCTGGGCCCGAGGACGATGACGGCCATGAGTCCGCACCACGCGTCAGCCGCCGGCGACACCTCCCGGGGGAGGCATCGGTCCCGCCGTCCCCCGGTTCGACGCCGAGTGGGCGCACCCGTGGCCAGGACGCGTCAATGCTTTGCGCATCACCCGGTGCGGGCTGTGCGGCCGCTGTGGGTCCGCGGAACCGCCGCTCCCGCGCCGGAGCCGTTCCGGCGAAGCGCTTTCCGACGTTACCGTTCGGTAGGCAACGTCGTCCCGGAGTCCCGGAGGTGCCCCGCATGACGTACGACCGCTCCGCAGGCCTGGTGGAGACCGCCGGTGCGCTGGCCGACGGCACGATCACCTCCCGGGCGCTCGTCGAGCAGACCCTGGCGCGGATCCAGAGCAGCCAGGGCACGCTCAATGCCTTCCGGATCGTACGGACGCACTCCGCCCTCGCCGAGGCGGACGCCGCGGACGCCCAACTGGCCGCAGGAGTGCGCAAACCGCTGCTCGGGGTGCCCGTCGCGGTGAAGGACGACATGGATGTGGCCGGTGAACCCACCGCGTTCGGCTGCCAGGGGGAGTTCCCGGCGGTCGCCAGGGACGGGGAGGCGGTACGGCGGCTGCGCGCGGCCGGGGCCGTGATCGTCGGCAAGACGAACACCTGCGAGTTCGGGCAGTGGCCGTTCACCGAGGGGCCGGCCTTCGGCGCGACCCGCAATCCCTGGAGCCCCGAGCACACTCCGGGCGGCTCGTCCGGCGGGTCCG from Streptomyces sp. CC0208 carries:
- a CDS encoding ABC transporter permease; protein product: MPTSALRRTQRPGDLADLSAAPDPRTSTTRYKVTGIRVLRSEWAKFWSLRSSWITLGVAVFLLVLFGAIASYTYGPGATTGRGPRPRGGSGGSDAVSLALTGVTFASLAVGVLGVLLAAGEYSTGMIRSTLTAVPRRLPVLWSKAAVIGPIVLVLTMIGALAAFQLGAPGLDGEKIALSLGDDGVLRGLTGAGVYLALVAVFGVALGVLVRSSAGAIAILVGTLLILPGLATLLPDSLYDSLHPYFPSNAGSAVYALHQSSDSLSPGAGLAVFAGWVALTLGGAAYRLRTSDS
- a CDS encoding ATP-binding cassette domain-containing protein codes for the protein MIEARELTKRYGDKTVVDTLSFTVEPGEVTGFLGPNGAGKSTTMRMIVGLDSPTKGSVTVAGRSYADQAAPLHEIGTLLEAKSVHPGRSAFNHLMALAHTHGIPRRRVDEVIELAGLSSVAGKRAGAFSLGMGQRLGIAAALLGDPAIVMLDEPVNGLDPEGVLWVRNLLRSLADEGRAVMLSSHLMSETALIADHLVIIGRGRLLADTTVDDFTREAGGGGVKVATAETTRLRALLAGPEVTITSSAAEELLVSGRDAREIGAIAARHGIALYELTPQAVSLEAAFMDLTRDVVEYQSAPADTERKAA